One region of Sulfuriroseicoccus oceanibius genomic DNA includes:
- a CDS encoding thioredoxin family protein: MKKLHILGSGCTKCNTLADLTRQAADELGINYELEKVTDFLKFADYGVMVTPALVIDGKLAVSGRVPALDELKNLLSA; encoded by the coding sequence ATGAAGAAACTCCACATCCTCGGATCCGGCTGCACCAAGTGCAACACCCTCGCAGACCTCACCCGCCAAGCCGCCGACGAGCTCGGCATCAACTACGAATTGGAAAAAGTCACCGACTTCCTCAAGTTCGCCGACTACGGGGTCATGGTCACACCCGCGCTCGTCATCGATGGCAAGCTCGCCGTCAGCGGACGTGTCCCCGCACTCGACGAGCTCAAGAACCTGCTCAGCGCCTGA
- a CDS encoding ArsR/SmtB family transcription factor: MSSPNTPNASQLARYGVVFHALSDPSRLAIVHALANGPQPSYSLARTIDCSPTLTSRHLRILRNAGVISADVHGPQTVYELSYTCVLGFTECLDQARSVSCAAAAC; encoded by the coding sequence ATGAGTTCACCTAACACTCCAAATGCCAGCCAACTGGCGAGATACGGGGTTGTGTTCCATGCGCTATCCGATCCGAGCAGACTCGCCATCGTGCACGCTCTGGCCAACGGCCCCCAGCCGTCCTACAGCCTCGCCCGCACCATCGACTGCTCGCCCACCCTCACCTCGCGCCACTTGCGGATCCTCCGCAACGCCGGGGTCATTAGCGCGGACGTTCACGGCCCGCAAACCGTTTACGAACTAAGTTACACCTGCGTGCTCGGGTTCACCGAGTGCCTCGACCAAGCCAGGTCTGTAAGCTGCGCCGCTGCAGCCTGCTAA
- the ftsH gene encoding ATP-dependent zinc metalloprotease FtsH: MSDSPNSNAPDNQPSGQPPKKRSPQRPPNRDGEEQKPSGFNWRGIILLAFAILLIGFAVYQQGEDRDTKKLTYTEFLTEVEAGTVALDRPVVASFESGAAMQTLSGEFATPQESENGLQKRKFAVSLPLTLERDALLETLREKSPGFQFDYEEDNSMVGLMLINLLPILLILLLIVFFLRQQMKMAGKGAMGFGKSRAKLLNQDKNRVTFKDVAGVDEAKEEVWELVEFLRDPHKFQTLGGMLPKGVLMVGSPGTGKTLLAKAIAGEADVPFFSISGSDFVEMFVGVGASRVRDMFEQGKKNAPCLIFIDEIDAVGRHRGHGMGGGHDEREQTLNQLLVEMDGFDTQDGVIIIAATNRADVLDPALLRPGRFDRQVTVDLPDIKGREEILRVHAKRAKVSASVDLSVIARGTPGYSGAELANVINEAALLAARRGLKAIGMAEMEEARDKVRWGKERRSLALSDKEKENTAVHEAGHAILLEELQHTDPLHKVTIIPRGPSLGSTMWLPEEDKHNFRKNELVDQICVAMGGRVAEEIVFGDVTIGASGDIRQATGIARRMVCEWGMSDKLGMVEYGSDSEPVFVARDMGRGSSYSAATAKIIDDEVKLLIDTAYQRATDILTAKRAELDAIAKALLEYETLDAKHIRQIMETGVLSDPPKPVTPPAVPNSPSKPSGPDKGDGDDEDEDGIAPPDLAGAPA, encoded by the coding sequence ATGTCTGATTCACCTAATTCTAACGCCCCTGATAATCAGCCTTCGGGTCAACCACCCAAGAAGCGCTCACCACAGCGTCCGCCGAACCGTGACGGCGAGGAACAGAAACCATCCGGTTTCAATTGGCGGGGCATCATTTTGCTCGCGTTCGCGATTCTTTTGATTGGCTTTGCGGTTTACCAGCAGGGCGAGGACCGCGACACCAAGAAACTGACGTACACCGAGTTCCTGACCGAAGTGGAGGCCGGAACGGTGGCTCTCGACAGACCGGTGGTCGCATCGTTTGAGAGCGGGGCGGCAATGCAGACGCTCAGTGGTGAGTTTGCCACGCCGCAGGAAAGTGAGAATGGTCTGCAGAAGCGCAAGTTTGCAGTAAGCCTGCCTCTTACGTTGGAGCGTGATGCGCTGCTTGAGACCCTGCGCGAGAAGTCGCCTGGCTTCCAGTTCGACTACGAGGAAGACAACAGCATGGTCGGATTGATGCTGATCAATCTGTTGCCGATCCTTTTGATTCTGCTTTTGATCGTGTTCTTCCTGCGCCAGCAGATGAAGATGGCCGGTAAGGGCGCGATGGGCTTCGGCAAGAGCCGCGCCAAGTTGCTCAACCAGGACAAGAATCGCGTGACCTTCAAGGACGTGGCTGGTGTGGACGAAGCGAAAGAAGAAGTCTGGGAGCTCGTCGAGTTCCTGCGTGATCCGCACAAGTTCCAGACCCTCGGTGGTATGTTGCCGAAGGGTGTGTTGATGGTGGGTTCGCCGGGTACCGGTAAGACCTTGCTTGCCAAGGCAATCGCGGGTGAAGCAGACGTGCCGTTCTTCAGCATCAGTGGTTCCGACTTTGTGGAGATGTTCGTGGGTGTCGGTGCATCGCGAGTGCGTGACATGTTCGAGCAGGGCAAGAAGAATGCGCCATGCTTGATTTTCATCGACGAGATCGATGCGGTCGGTCGTCACCGTGGTCACGGCATGGGCGGTGGTCATGACGAGCGCGAGCAGACACTCAACCAGTTGCTGGTGGAGATGGACGGATTCGATACCCAGGATGGTGTGATCATCATTGCAGCAACCAACCGTGCAGACGTTCTCGACCCTGCGCTCTTGCGTCCGGGCCGCTTCGACCGCCAGGTCACCGTGGACCTTCCTGATATCAAGGGCCGTGAAGAGATTCTCCGCGTGCATGCCAAGCGCGCCAAGGTTTCGGCCTCGGTGGATCTGAGCGTGATCGCCCGCGGAACTCCGGGGTATTCCGGTGCTGAGTTGGCCAACGTGATCAACGAAGCTGCATTGCTTGCCGCCCGCCGCGGACTCAAGGCGATCGGCATGGCTGAAATGGAAGAAGCCCGTGACAAAGTGCGCTGGGGTAAAGAACGCCGTAGCCTCGCGCTGAGCGACAAAGAGAAGGAAAACACAGCAGTCCACGAAGCGGGCCATGCGATCCTTCTTGAAGAACTTCAGCACACCGATCCGCTGCACAAGGTGACGATTATCCCACGTGGCCCATCGCTCGGATCGACCATGTGGTTGCCTGAAGAGGACAAGCACAACTTCCGCAAGAACGAGTTGGTGGACCAGATCTGCGTCGCCATGGGTGGCCGCGTGGCGGAAGAGATTGTCTTCGGTGACGTGACCATTGGTGCTTCTGGTGACATTCGCCAGGCGACAGGCATCGCCCGCCGCATGGTGTGTGAGTGGGGCATGAGCGACAAGCTTGGCATGGTCGAGTACGGCAGCGATTCGGAGCCTGTGTTTGTGGCTCGCGACATGGGCCGCGGATCGAGCTACAGCGCGGCAACCGCCAAGATTATCGATGACGAGGTGAAGCTCCTGATCGACACGGCTTACCAGCGCGCTACCGACATTTTGACTGCCAAGCGTGCGGAACTCGATGCAATTGCCAAGGCGTTGCTCGAATACGAAACTCTCGATGCCAAGCACATTCGCCAGATCATGGAGACCGGTGTGCTGAGCGACCCGCCAAAGCCGGTGACGCCGCCTGCGGTGCCGAACTCGCCAAGCAAGCCGTCCGGACCAGACAAAGGGGATGGCGATGACGAGGACGAGGATGGTATTGCACCGCCGGACCTCGCTGGCGCTCCTGCGTAA
- a CDS encoding permease — protein sequence MGNQRIEWKKATTLTLVFLAIWWMPVDSARFQQGITGALNLTKWYAREHVVFCLLPAFFIAGAIASLINQGSVMKYLGAKAKRTAAYGVASISGTILAVCSCTVLPLFAGIHRMGAGLGPATTFLYAGPAISVLAIVMSTKVLGVELGLARGIAAVIFSIVIGSLMATLFRKSESDRSATQAQLPPTDDTRPTHHSATLIALLVLLLILANWAPSDHPFFASIFSIKWWGVATCGAGLALTLAAWFGASKARLGISAAVVIAAAVAAPDQPLIAFSCALGALVWITAGQPDQLGDWWRQTWSFTKQVTPLLLGGVFIAGLLLGTPESEGWIPSEWVASLVGGDGTLPILGAALAGSLMYFATLTEIPIVEGLQSAGMSPGAALALLLAGPALSLPNMLVIRSVIGTTKTLTYVALVVAFSTLAGCLAAPIL from the coding sequence ATGGGCAACCAACGCATCGAGTGGAAGAAAGCCACGACTCTCACCCTCGTCTTCCTTGCCATCTGGTGGATGCCCGTAGACTCCGCCAGGTTCCAACAGGGCATCACCGGCGCACTCAACCTCACCAAGTGGTACGCAAGGGAGCACGTCGTGTTCTGCCTCCTGCCAGCGTTCTTCATCGCCGGAGCCATTGCGTCGCTGATCAACCAAGGTTCGGTGATGAAGTATCTCGGAGCCAAAGCCAAGCGGACAGCCGCCTACGGAGTGGCATCGATCTCCGGCACCATCCTCGCAGTCTGTTCCTGCACAGTGCTTCCGCTCTTTGCCGGAATCCACCGGATGGGCGCAGGGCTCGGCCCAGCCACCACCTTCCTCTACGCCGGCCCCGCCATCAGCGTACTGGCCATCGTGATGAGCACCAAAGTGCTCGGCGTGGAACTCGGACTCGCTCGAGGAATCGCCGCCGTTATCTTCAGCATCGTCATTGGCTCGCTGATGGCGACGCTCTTCCGCAAGAGCGAATCCGATCGGAGTGCCACACAGGCACAACTCCCCCCCACCGACGACACCAGACCGACGCATCACTCCGCCACACTCATCGCACTCCTGGTGTTGTTGCTCATCCTCGCCAACTGGGCACCTTCCGACCACCCATTCTTCGCCTCCATCTTCAGCATCAAATGGTGGGGCGTAGCGACTTGTGGAGCCGGACTCGCTCTCACATTAGCCGCCTGGTTCGGAGCATCCAAAGCACGCCTCGGCATCTCCGCCGCAGTGGTCATCGCTGCTGCAGTTGCAGCGCCCGACCAGCCACTGATTGCGTTCTCCTGCGCTCTGGGAGCCTTGGTGTGGATCACAGCGGGACAACCCGACCAACTCGGAGACTGGTGGCGTCAAACGTGGTCGTTCACCAAGCAAGTCACGCCACTTCTGCTCGGCGGCGTGTTCATTGCTGGGCTTCTTTTGGGCACACCGGAAAGCGAGGGATGGATTCCATCGGAGTGGGTCGCCTCGCTTGTAGGAGGCGACGGCACACTCCCCATCCTCGGCGCCGCTCTAGCCGGTTCGTTGATGTACTTTGCCACCCTGACGGAGATCCCCATCGTAGAAGGACTGCAAAGCGCAGGCATGAGCCCGGGGGCGGCGCTTGCCCTGCTCCTCGCCGGCCCAGCCTTGAGCCTTCCCAATATGCTCGTCATCCGCAGCGTCATCGGCACCACCAAAACCCTCACCTACGTCGCACTGGTCGTCGCCTTCAGCACACTGGCAGGCTGCCTCGCCGCGCCGATTCTCTAA
- a CDS encoding ArsR/SmtB family transcription factor produces MSSSSRPCPALIARQASVFKALAHPGRMAMVHALADGPLPATQLATIAGCTPPTASRHLAVLRVAGVLRDERRGQQVFYHLSYPCVLSFAECIEHTEPDHQSSTPCCA; encoded by the coding sequence ATGAGCTCCTCCTCACGTCCGTGCCCCGCGCTGATCGCACGTCAGGCGAGTGTCTTCAAAGCGCTCGCCCACCCTGGCCGCATGGCAATGGTCCACGCTCTGGCCGACGGCCCGCTCCCTGCCACCCAACTCGCCACCATCGCGGGATGCACGCCACCTACCGCATCGCGTCATCTCGCCGTGCTACGTGTTGCCGGGGTCTTACGCGACGAACGCCGCGGCCAACAAGTTTTCTACCATCTCAGCTACCCGTGCGTACTCAGCTTTGCCGAGTGCATCGAACACACAGAGCCCGACCACCAAAGCTCGACACCCTGCTGCGCCTAA